Genomic window (Streptomyces yatensis):
ATCAGGAGTCGATACGCGGTACCAAGCCCTTGATCGTTACACCCCCCATGCCCCGGAGGACAAGAGCGCGTCGATGCCCTTGGCTTGCGGGCCCGGCAAAGGGAGAGTGGGCTTCCGTCCGCACCACCCCGACTCACACCAGACCCACCAGACCGACTTACACAGACCGACCAGCACCACATCGATGTGCACCAGATCGATGAGCGCCAGATCGATGAGCACCAGGAGATGAGACGGCATGTCCGACGGCGGTATCACCCACCGCACCGACCATCTGCCCATGCCCGACGGTGTGCGGGTCGCGACCTACACCTGGCTGCCGGAGAACGGCGCCCCGCGCGCGATCGTCCAGATCGCGCATGGCGCCGCCGAACATGCCCGGCGCTACGACCGGTTCGCCCGCTTCCTCGCCGCGCACGGCTATGCGGTGGTCGCCTCGGACCACCGCGGCCACGGAGCCACCGCCGAGTCGACGGGCGGGTTCGGCGTCGTGGGCGAGGAGGGCGACAGCTGGCGGGCGATCGTCTCGGACCTGCGCGCCATCGGCGACCGCGCCCGGGCCGCGCACCCCGGTGCGCCCCTGGTCCTGCTCGGCCACAGCATGGGTTCGATGCTGGCCCGCGACTGCGCCCAGGAGTACGGCGAGGAACTGGCCGGACTGATCCTCTCCGGGACCTTCCGCTCCCTGCCGGGGAGCGAGACCGAGGAGGCGCTGGCGGGCATCGCCGAGGAGATCGCGGATCGGGGCCGGACCGCCCCGTCCACCTTCATCCCCACCCTCTTCGCCTCGTTCAACGACCCGTACGAGTCGGTCCAGGACCGGACGGGCTTCGAGTGGCTTTCGCGCGACCCGGCGGAGGTGGCCGCGTACGTGGCGGACGAGCGGTGCGGCTTCGCGTTCAGCGCCGGGCTGTCCCTGGACTGGGTCCATGGCGTCCGTAAGATCAACGACCCGCGTCACCAGGCCCGTATCCCGGCCGCGCTGCCGGTGCATCTGGCGGTGGGCACCGAGGACCCGTGCAACCAGGGGATGACGCTCGTCTACGAACTCCTGGAGGACTTCCGCTACGGCGGCACGCGGGAGCTGAGCTGGAAGGGATACCAGGGGGCCCGGCACGAGATCCTCAACGAGACCAACCGGGACGAGGTCCAGCAGGACCTGCTGACCTGGCTGGAAAAGGACCTCTGAACCGTGGGCCGCCCGGCCCCGGCGGAACCACCGCCTCAGCGGAGGAAGCCGGAGATCCGCTCGCGCAAGGACGCCGGGTCCAGCCCCTGACCCGCGAGATGCTCGTCGATCGTGCCGTACCGCCGCAGCTCACGCCGGGGGATGCCCAGGCCGAGCACCCGATGCGGGCGATCGCCGAGCGCGTCGTTGACGGCGGCGGTCGAGGTGCCCGCGAGATACGGCTCGACGAGCACGACATCGCCCGCCGCCCCGGCACCTGCGTGCAGCGTCCGCGCGTCAAAGGGCCGCACCGTAGTGGCGTAGAGCACGGTCACATCCAGCCCCTCGACGGCCGTGAGCACACTGTCGAGCATGGGCCCGACCGCGATCACCACGCCGCCGCGCCCCTCCCGTACGGTCAGGAAGCGGCCGGGGGCGATGTCCCGCGGGGCGAGGTTGGAGTGCGCCGACAGCCGTACGTACACCGAGTCATCACCGGCGGCGGCCGCGTCCCGCAACAGGGTCTCGGCCTCGTCCGGATGGCCGGGCACATGGACGGTCCAGCCGTCGAGCGTGTCCAGCAGGGCCACATCGCCGGGAGCCATATGGGTATAGCCGCCCGCGGGCCAGTC
Coding sequences:
- a CDS encoding alpha/beta fold hydrolase, which produces MSDGGITHRTDHLPMPDGVRVATYTWLPENGAPRAIVQIAHGAAEHARRYDRFARFLAAHGYAVVASDHRGHGATAESTGGFGVVGEEGDSWRAIVSDLRAIGDRARAAHPGAPLVLLGHSMGSMLARDCAQEYGEELAGLILSGTFRSLPGSETEEALAGIAEEIADRGRTAPSTFIPTLFASFNDPYESVQDRTGFEWLSRDPAEVAAYVADERCGFAFSAGLSLDWVHGVRKINDPRHQARIPAALPVHLAVGTEDPCNQGMTLVYELLEDFRYGGTRELSWKGYQGARHEILNETNRDEVQQDLLTWLEKDL
- a CDS encoding transketolase family protein; the encoded protein is MDTMRERYATTVSRLLDDDPRLAVVLAEIGKDGFTDAAQAHPDRVINVGIREQLLVGVGGGLALTGLRPILHTFASFLVERPFEQVKLDFGHQGVGGVLVSAAGSYDWPAGGYTHMAPGDVALLDTLDGWTVHVPGHPDEAETLLRDAAAAGDDSVYVRLSAHSNLAPRDIAPGRFLTVREGRGGVVIAVGPMLDSVLTAVEGLDVTVLYATTVRPFDARTLHAGAGAAGDVVLVEPYLAGTSTAAVNDALGDRPHRVLGLGIPRRELRRYGTIDEHLAGQGLDPASLRERISGFLR